Within the Thermosynechococcus sichuanensis E542 genome, the region AACAGGGGGAACACCTGAACAAGCACAACAGTTTGTGACTGAGGCCTTTCGCCATGTGGCTGCCTTACCTCGGGATGGCCGTGAAGCCACCGATGCTTTTCTAAAACAGGGTCAAGGAGATGCCTTGATCAACTATGAAAATGAAGTGATCTTGGCACGACAAAAGGGACAAACCCTTTCCTATACGATTCCTCCTGTCAATATCCTGATTGAAAATCCGATCGCCCTTGTGGACAAGTATGTCGATAAGCATGGCACACGGGAGGTGGCCCAGGCCTACATTGATTTTCTCTACACCCCCCAAGCCCAAGAAATTTTTGCGCAGTATGGTTTCCGACCGGTGGATGCTACTGTCCTTGCTGCCCATCAGCAGGAGTTTCCGCCGGTGCCCACTCTCTTTACCGTGGCGGATTTAGGGGGATGGGACAAGGTGCAAGCGCAATTTTTTGCCAATGGTGCCCTGTTTGATCAAATTCAGCAGGAGAATCGAGCCTCATGATCACCACAAACCCCATCCCTGCGGCCTTCTCTCCTAAAAAACAGCGCTGGCAGTTCCCTTGGGTCTGGAGAATCACCGTCTTTTACCTACTGGTGATGCTGGCTGTGCCCATTGCTGCCCTCTTTAGCCGTGCCAGTAGTGCCGGACCACTGCATTTTTGGCAGGTGGCCACGCGGGCGATCGCCCTTTCCGCCTATGAAGTCACGTTTGTGACTGCCCTTGTCGCAGCGCTGATCAATGGCGTCTTTGGTACCCTGATTGCTTGGGTGCTGGTGCGCTATTCCTTTCCGGGGAAGCGCTTCTTTGATGCCGTCGTGGATCTACCTTTTGCATTGCCAACGGCGGTGGCCGGTCTCACCCTAGCCACGGTTTATAGCGAAAATGGCTGGATTGGTAGCCTAGTAGCTCCCTTCGGAATTAGAATTGCCTTTACCCGCTGGGGGGTAGCAGTGGCGATGCTTTTTATTTCGCTGCCCTTCGTCATTCGTACGGTTCAGCCAGTCCTTACGGAAATGGAAAAGGATGTGGAGGAGGCTGCATGGTCGCTCGGTGCTACCCATGCTCAGACCTTCTGGCGAGTGATTTTGCCGCCTTTAATGCCCGCCATTCTGACGGGGGTGGCTCTAGGCTTTTCACGCGCCGTAGGGGAATTTGGTTCGGTTGTGATTATTTCCTCCAACACCCCCTTTCGCGACTTGATTGCTTCGGTGCTGGTGTTTCAGAGCTTGGAGCAGTACGACTATGAGGCAGCCACCATTATTGGTACGGTAATGCTCTTGGTGTCCTTGGCAATTTTATTTTTGATTAA harbors:
- the cysT gene encoding sulfate ABC transporter permease subunit CysT — its product is MITTNPIPAAFSPKKQRWQFPWVWRITVFYLLVMLAVPIAALFSRASSAGPLHFWQVATRAIALSAYEVTFVTALVAALINGVFGTLIAWVLVRYSFPGKRFFDAVVDLPFALPTAVAGLTLATVYSENGWIGSLVAPFGIRIAFTRWGVAVAMLFISLPFVIRTVQPVLTEMEKDVEEAAWSLGATHAQTFWRVILPPLMPAILTGVALGFSRAVGEFGSVVIISSNTPFRDLIASVLVFQSLEQYDYEAATIIGTVMLLVSLAILFLINLLQAWGRRYAER